The window ATGATTTCTGAAAGAAGGGATAAAACAACAGTGAAGGAGAGCAAAAGACAATAAGTTGATGTGCAGAAGAAAAAATCCACAGTTGGTACTCTTTTCAGGACCTGTTGTTCAGGACAGCTACACCCACAGTGGATCTTGAGGTGGACATGGGGGCCACATAGCTCCACTGGCGGGCTTGTGGGTCCCAACGCTCCACTGTGTTGAGGTAACTCCAGCCATCGTGACCCCCCACTGCATAAAGAGGCCCTTCCAGCACACCCACTCCTGAAATGGCAGGAATCAATATTGATGGAGGCAAGAATTGAAtatcaacaacaaagaaaagatattaAAATTAAGAATTAAAATTAAGAATTAGAGCATGGGCAAAATTTTCATTTTGAATGCAAGGAGggaattttcatatatttcatccATTAATGGGAAATATTGTCATTAAGAGTCATTAAAACATCATGAATGAGTGCATGAAGTTCCTAGCAAATATATAGACATATTGCTTAAGGTAAATAAGATACATTTAAACATAGGTCAGCTCACCCAGGCCGTGTCTGTGGGTGGACATGGGAGGCAGCTGAGTCCAGGTGTTGGTGGCCGGGTCATAAGCCTCCACTGTATTGAGAGTCTTGAGTCCGTCCCTGCCGCCCACCACGTGCAGCTTGCTATCCAGCACTGCTACGCCAAACTGGAGGCGGCGGCCAGTCATGGTGCCCACGCTGGTCCAGCTGTTGGTCCGCAGGTCGTACCTCTCAATGCCTGTTGAACCTGCAGCAATACCTGGAGTGAGCAATGGTCTTTCTGGTATCATTCCCAACCAACACACATGCCCCAGTCACATCATTATTGTTTGACACCCATTAGTATAATacaatataaacaataatatgACCAATTGTACTGTACACTATTTACATTATTGTCACAATATAGTCATCCTtaacaaaaaagcaaaacatattTGCACATACTTTCACACACTCATTCTAAGCGTCATTTAAGCCTCTCTTAATCTCTGATTTTCTCCATGTATGCAAATGAGACCTTCTAGATATAAACTAATTACTGCCAGCAATCATTCCCCAGCACAAAAATATACATTTAAGTAGGAAATTATgtaattaatagaaaaatgttCTGTCCAAAAAACTGGTTTgcaattttcattctttcaagaATTTTAGTGAGCTGGTTCTACTGTTTGGTGAGTCTACATTTAATAATAAAGCAAATTAGCAGATTAATCTAATTTTTAAATGTTCCAGCAAATGCAGGAACACTACACGGTTCTAGCTCAGAGACATGAGGGTGCAagcatgtttcatgttataagTCCTACAAAAGGAAGGCAGAATGCAGTTAGCAAACACAGAAGCAGTGTGCATGATGACAACACTAAATAGTACTATACTAAATGAAGCTTTATATTTACCCATCTATTCAACTACCTAGTTGTTCTGATGTCTGATCTTTGCATCTCCTTACTGGAGGTCACTAGTATGCCTTTGCCTAAACaatacatcatcattatcagtctCTCCGCACAATGTGTGTTAATAACCAAGCAGTATGTGAGGCTGGCCTCATTGCAAAGACTCACCACCAGAAAGCATCACACAATGCATGCTTCTGAAATTATTAAGTTGAGCAGGTGATCTGGTTGGAATTTGTGGGCCTATAAAGCATTGTcttaagagaaaataacacaGAACAAAGAAGCAGCAAGCAAGTACCGTGACAATGTTGTGTCACGGCCACAATATTCATGCCTGGTTTGAGAAGCATTGCCAAGTCACCTTCTCATCTCGGTAACTTCTGTCGCCGCTTTATCATAACTGGACCATAAGTCAAATTTCAAACTAAAGAAATCAAAATTATGTCTCAATCCTAACTAACACTTCATGGTTAGTGAGAGCTCTCCCAATGCTTGTACTAAGGTAATACAactaaaaaaattataatatattAATGCACAGACTTCACCCATGTATAACTGCCTTACCATCTCTGATTTACAAAGTATTTCATGCTTGCAAACTTCTCACAAGCAAACTGGTGAAACACCACCAGAAAAGTAATGCCTAGTCAATACATTTTCAACAAGGTGATACAAGGAGACTGCTAAGTGATATTGTACTAACAAAAACAAGTGAATGAATTGTGGAGTCTAATTCTTAGCACCGAGGTGTAAAAAACACTGTGTGATAACATTGTTCAATGAAATGTTTACTCCTCACACTGGTCAATGAGACTTGCTTATAACATACACTCTAAGGAATGTATAGGATAGcacaaaaacactacaaaatctATCTGTGAATAGAGTCATGAGAGGCACCTTGGCAGGCAAATGAGCCTAAGACACAGAGGTATATAAAGAATACAGCATCTCGGGTATCAGGTTCCAAGACAGTTTTTGAAGCCTTTGTGCCTCGAGTCACTACATAACCACAGCTACGCTAAGAATGTTCTACAAACACTTATCAGTAAATCTGTAAATTTCCCTAGTATGTGTAAATTAGGTTTTATAAATGCACAAACTACACTATTATGTGgtttttatatgttttcttaTCAATAACAGCATACCCCCATGCTGTGGGAAGCCAGCTCACTCACCTACCCACaccaacactcactcacacacccccACACATCAACATGCACAGAACAGAAAACAGTTGTGTTTATCTTACTTCCTCTCCACCCACCCTTATTGGAGTCCATGCCGCCCACCACATACATGTCCCCTACGGTGGACTTGCGGGGCTTGGTGCGTGGAGACTGCAGGGCTGACCGGCGCTCTGGCAGCAGGTGATACTTGAGGGCTTCCAGAATGAGCTCCTGGCATTCCCGGTTCTCCTTAAAAAGCACATTGGTCTCGATGTGGTCTGTGAGGAACtgcaaaaaggaaatagaagaaaactacACTAGTACCAATTTgggagggaaaacaaaatataaatacagtAAAGTTACTCATGATTATCTATGATTGAAAAAAGTATATGCAtaggagaataaaaagtaacaaaacataaacaattaagaaaataaacagtgaAAAGTAATGAATTAACCAATACTCATGTCTACTACTAAATAAATAGCAGACTGTATAAAGAAAACTagcagagagaatgagaggtagCATCTGAAGACCACCAACTCTAAGCCAGCACACATCACAAGACAGCAGGTGAAAGGCACTGacctgaggagagagaaggggcagCTTGACCAAGCTGAGGAGGTCTGCCATGTTCTTGGTGCGTTCCTCCAGGTCGTACTTGAGCCACACCACCAGAGCCTggcaggggaagaggagggacacAGCTTCATACACCATCAAGTGCTCTTCCCATCAGACATAAACAATGCTAATGTTGACTAATGGTTTAATGgccaaaaaaatgataaaatctaGTTATAACATGACAATTTTGCCTCTAATGGGTAAAGGTAGATCACCAGtcaaaaagttaaaaaggaaaggcTCATTAAAAACAAGTACAGAAAATAAtttacaatgaaaacaataattaatTAAACATTATTCAACCATAAAATATTTTAAGAAGAACAGGTGCATAACTGAGTAGTAagctgcttcacacacacacacacacacacacacacacacacacacacacacacacacacacacacacacacacatgcaaggcaaatgggcaagcctcttaatgtgtggcccctgttcacctagcagtaaataggtacgggatgtaactcgaggggttgtggcctcgctttcccggtgtgtggagtgtgttgtggtctcagtcctacccgaagatcagtctatgagctctgagctcgctctgtaatggggaagactggctgggtgaccagcagacgaccgaggtgaattacacacacacacaaatttaaatagaactacgagatcacatagtaaaaagatagccaagggaatatgcttgaaggatgtgaagaaatatagtttcccacaaagatgtgtggaggtgtggaatagtttgagtgaggaggtggtgtcagcgaggagtgtgcatagttttaaaggaaggttggatgtgtgtagatatggagacggggccacacgagtatgatacccaggccctgtaaaattacaactaggtgaatacaactaggtgaatacatacAATGCTACATGGTGAAGGCTGTACAATTATAAAATTCAATTGTGTAATGAGATGCTAACTtgcataaagtgtgtgtgtgtgtgtgtgtattcacctagttgtaattttacagggcctgggtatcatactagTGTGACTCCATagtgtctccatatctacacacatccaactttcctttaaaactatgcacactcctcgctgacaccacctcctcactcaaactattccacacctccacacatctctgtgggaaactatatttcttcacatccttcaagcatattcccttggctatctttttactatgcgatctcgtagttctacttaagttttcctctctcaacatcatttgctcattatccacttcatccaaaccgttcaacagtttataaacctgtattaaatcccctctttctcttcttcgttccaaggtaagcaaattcatttcttttaatctttcctcataGGTAATTTCTGCCAGTTCCGGAACCatctttgttgccattctcttgcataaagtgtgtgtgtgtgtgtgtgtgtgtgtgtgtgtgtgtgtgtgtgtgtgtgtgtgtgtgtgtgtgtgtgtgtgtgtgtgtgtgtgtgtgtgtatttacctagttgtagttttacagggcctgggctttatgctcgtgtggtcccgtctccatatctacacttatccaatttttctttaaaactatgtacactctttgctgacaccatttcctcactcaaactgttccaagtctcaacacatctttgcgagaaactaaattctttaacatctctcagacatcttcccttcctcagtttcttactatgcaatcttgtgcttctaatgtcatattcttctctcaggattagtttctcattatccacttgatccattccattaatcaatttataaacttgtatcagatcccctctctctcttctctgttccagggttggtagatccatagcttttagtctctcctcatatgtgatccctttaaattctggaaccattcttgtagccattttttgcagtctctccaatttccttatgtgtttctttttatgggggtccacacaactcctgcatattccaatctaggtcttattttagtacttatcaatttcttcatcatttctttgtccatatagtgaaatgctaatccaatattccttagcaaattatacgtctctctgaaaattctatcaatatggcttaccggttgattgttttctaccactgtcactcccaagagtgtgtgtgtgtgtgtgtgtgtgtgtgtgtgtgtgtgtgtgtgtgtgtgtgtgtgtgtgtgtgtgtgtgtgtgtgtgtgtgtgtgtgtgtgtgtgtgtttacctagttgtatgttaaagggtttgagcagggctcatagtgacctgtctccatatctacatttacctaacttctccttaaatttgcacacactttctgctgttataatctcttcacttaatccattccagatgtctactgtcctatgtggaaaactgtgtgtgtgtgtgtgtgtgtgtgtgtgtgtgtgtgtgtgtgtgtgtgtgtgtgtgtgtgtgtgtgtgtgtgtgtgtgtgtgtgtgtgtgtgactaaccTGGAAGATGAGCTCCTCAGAAGGCACATTGAGGTCCTCCGAGGCCAGCAGGTGGGCGGCCTCCTCCGGTGGAAGCTGCACAAACTCCTGGTGTTGCATCACCTCCTGGAAGTGCTCCTGTACACACCAGCACAGGAaacaatagtgataatggtgcCTCATGGAATAATAAGCTTGTCCATATTGCAACTAGCTATTCTCTTAACAAAGATAAGGGACTATGGTGCCAACTGAATTCTAGATTATTTGTCAGATCAATCCTATACTAATCTGAAAATAACTTCAGCATTTTGTGACCACCTTGTCAGTTATTATATAATCTATTTATCACTTTATCTGATTTTAATGCAAGAGAAGCACACACTatagacaaaacaaagaaaaaaaaggcccactatctTAGTCACTAATGTCATTAATTTAATATAACTTAGCAGGCCATTATCTCGattatttctcttcatatatTTACCTACCAAGACATTTACTACAAGTTTTCTGCCTACTCTGCAAATAAATCTAAAACATATGACATGACAAAGATATTCAGATTCTGCTGTAAGCTAATTCTAATATGTACTACAGATTTTTCATTCAAATATTCTTACAAAATCACTTCCCAAAACTGCATATCTCTGCACCACCCACTTGCCTAAACTTTACTGCACAGGCAAGGAAGAAGGACCACCAGCCAGAAGACTTACCGCAGTGTACTTTGAAGCCAGCCGGTGTAGCTCAGAGCAGCCTTGAGTATCTGCAAACAGCTGGATGCCGAGACAATTAGCTGGATGCAACTGTTTGGTGAGGAAATCGCagcacacctccaccacctcagtTAGCAGCAGGTGGTGCGCTGTGGACAATACCACTTCCACTGTGTCCtcatggagttccagagtgccTGTGGGTAtggagagtggagatgacacCAGCAAAGGATACAGAGGTGATGACCCTCTGAGAGAAGTGGTCAGGTAATGTACAGGTTACATGTGTTAAGATTTTTGTGTTGATTCTTGAAACTCTCTTATTCTTCACTGAATCTACTTTAGCTTCATCCTGCTCAGTGCCTACAGATGTCACACTGTGGTCTTAAAGTGAgctagataataataaaaaaataaatcaatgaaaagaaaaaaataaaaataaaaacctcctttagatatatgaaaaaataacatttcATGGAACACAATCAAAATATATGAACCAGACTATAGATAAACCAGAAATGACAATTTACTCAGGTCACTTCCTCAGTCTGCTCTATACTTTACTGTCTCCTGTGACTCTTTCTGTTACACCCATTGCCTATATGTCTTCTTTCAATACATCTATgaattattttgtctttctctcttcttcttgtttggtGGGCCCATTTCTTAGCAGCCTCCTTTCCATAAACTCCTCACATTTCTCTGCACATTGCTAAACCACCTCTATCTCATCTCTCCAACACTCAAACTCATATAAAGTACATAGGCTATATGGACTGTCatagtattaaccccttcagttctggaatgtgtttttatcttgagttttgggtgtgattagacaattttattgacattaataagggtctatggaggtcagaagattaatggccagtcttcactattctaattccaacataagtttctgaagctgtggaaaatcaacaaatagtaagcagaataaaaacaaaaacatgtcacagtactgaagatgttaaactcattaatttttccttaGCTTAATGAAACACGTGCCCCTATTACAAATCAAAATCAAGGGGCAATAAGAGGTgaggagaagattaatggccagtcttcactattctaattccaacataagtttctgaagctgtgaaaaatcaacaaatagtaagcagaataaaaacaaaaacatgtcacagtactgaagatgttaaactcattaatttttccttaGCTTAATGAAACACGTGCCCCTATTACAAATCAAAATCAAGGGGCAataagaggtgaggagagacaaggcTCACCAGTGTAGCAGTAGTTGATGAGGGTGAGGAGGGCATCCGAGTCCATGTCCCTGAGGGCGACCTCCTCCTGTGTGGCTTCCAGGACTGGGGAAGTGAACATGGCAGCAAAGTAGTCACTGGCAGCACTCAGCACCAAGCGATGTGCCTTGATCCTGCGGCTGCCTGTAGGTGTGCAGGGAACTCTGGTtagaaggatgtgtgtgtgtgtgtgtgtgtgtgtgtgtgtgtgtgtgtgtgtgtgtgtgtgtgtgtgtgtgtgtgtgtgtgtgtgtgtgtgtgtgtaactgtatgtaattcacctagTAAGAATCATGTATTCTGAGGCCATAAATCACAATAAGAAAGCAAAATATTCCATATTTtacaatgtgagagagagagagagagagagagagagagagagagagagagagagagagagagagagagagagagagagagagattaatagacagatagatagagagtaacagatatatagatagacagacatacagacagacagacagagatagatagagcaatagatatacatagatagatagacagatagacagac is drawn from Portunus trituberculatus isolate SZX2019 chromosome 44, ASM1759143v1, whole genome shotgun sequence and contains these coding sequences:
- the LOC123518969 gene encoding kelch-like protein 5 isoform X4 codes for the protein MPRGAHSPRKTQSLYISGVGGGVGGGVRTASPDLVLSSAASASEIPPTSAPPTPRERHGHCGGMGAGVGRPHSLAGDSTTTHAAAYLYSCNPPYARYYANTPPPCVGVFSCKMKEGERSPSPVGATGRRASSTTDELFHSPRHAEVALRRMEAYYARGQLCDVTLVAGSRRIKAHRLVLSAASDYFAAMFTSPVLEATQEEVALRDMDSDALLTLINYCYTGTLELHEDTVEVVLSTAHHLLLTEVVEVCCDFLTKQLHPANCLGIQLFADTQGCSELHRLASKYTAEHFQEVMQHQEFVQLPPEEAAHLLASEDLNVPSEELIFQALVVWLKYDLEERTKNMADLLSLVKLPLLSPQFLTDHIETNVLFKENRECQELILEALKYHLLPERRSALQSPRTKPRKSTVGDMYVVGGMDSNKGSTGIERYDLRTNSWTSVGTMTGRRLQFGVAVLDSKLHVVGGRDGLKTLNTVEAYDPATNTWTQLPPMSTHRHGLGVGVLEGPLYAVGGHDGWSYLNTVERWDPQARQWSYVAPMSTSRSTVGVAVLNNRLYAVGGRDGSSCLRTVECYDPHTNKWTPCAPMARRRGGVAVGVVNGFLYAVGGHDAPASNPCASRFDCVERYDPATDTWTQVACLSVGCDSAGVSLLGDRLFCVGGYDGQTYLNLVHAYDPQTNEWTQMAPLINGRAGACVVVVKKEH
- the LOC123518969 gene encoding kelch-like protein 5 isoform X2; amino-acid sequence: MPRGAHSPRKTQSLYISGVGGGVGGGVRTASPDLVLSSAASASEIPPTSAPPTPRERHGHCGGMGAGVGRPHSLAGDSTTTHAAAYLYSCNPPYARYYANTPPPCVGVFSCKMKEGERSPSPVGATGRRASSTTDELFHSPRHAEVALRRMEAYYARGQLCDVTLVAGSRRIKAHRLVLSAASDYFAAMFTSPVLEATQEEVALRDMDSDALLTLINYCYTGTLELHEDTVEVVLSTAHHLLLTEVVEVCCDFLTKQLHPANCLGIQLFADTQGCSELHRLASKYTAEHFQEVMQHQEFVQLPPEEAAHLLASEDLNVPSEELIFQALVVWLKYDLEERTKNMADLLSLVKLPLLSPQFLTDHIETNVLFKENRECQELILEALKYHLLPERRSALQSPRTKPRKSTVGDMYVVGGMDSNKGGWRGSSTGIERYDLRTNSWTSVGTMTGRRLQFGVAVLDSKLHVVGGRDGLKTLNTVEAYDPATNTWTQLPPMSTHRHGLGVGVLEGPLYAVGGHDGWSYLNTVERWDPQARQWSYVAPMSTSRSTVGVAVLNNRLYAVGGRDGSSCLRTVECYDPHTNKWTPCAPMARRRGGVAVGVVNGFLYAVGGHDAPASNPCASRFDCVERYDPATDTWTQVACLSVGCDSAGVSLLGDRLFCVGGYDGQTYLNLVHAYDPQTNEWTQMAPLINGRAGACVVVVKKEH
- the LOC123518969 gene encoding kelch-like protein 5 isoform X5, with the translated sequence MKEGERSPSPVGATGRRASSTTDELFHSPRHAEVALRRMEAYYARGQLCDVTLVAGSRRIKAHRLVLSAASDYFAAMFTSPVLEATQEEVALRDMDSDALLTLINYCYTGTLELHEDTVEVVLSTAHHLLLTEVVEVCCDFLTKQLHPANCLGIQLFADTQGCSELHRLASKYTAEHFQEVMQHQEFVQLPPEEAAHLLASEDLNVPSEELIFQALVVWLKYDLEERTKNMADLLSLVKLPLLSPQFLTDHIETNVLFKENRECQELILEALKYHLLPERRSALQSPRTKPRKSTVGDMYVVGGMDSNKGGWRGSIAAGSTGIERYDLRTNSWTSVGTMTGRRLQFGVAVLDSKLHVVGGRDGLKTLNTVEAYDPATNTWTQLPPMSTHRHGLGVGVLEGPLYAVGGHDGWSYLNTVERWDPQARQWSYVAPMSTSRSTVGVAVLNNRLYAVGGRDGSSCLRTVECYDPHTNKWTPCAPMARRRGGVAVGVVNGFLYAVGGHDAPASNPCASRFDCVERYDPATDTWTQVACLSVGCDSAGVSLLGDRLFCVGGYDGQTYLNLVHAYDPQTNEWTQMAPLINGRAGACVVVVKKEH
- the LOC123518969 gene encoding kelch-like protein 5 isoform X3 — encoded protein: MPRGAHSPRKTQSLYISGVGGGVGGGVRTASPDLVLSSAASASEIPPTSAPPTPRERHGHCGGMGAGVGRPHSLAGDSTTTHAAAYLYSCNPPYARYYANTPPPCVGVFSCKMKEGERSPSPVGATGRRASSTTDELFHSPRHAEVALRRMEAYYARGQLCDVTLVAGSRRIKAHRLVLSAASDYFAAMFTSPVLEATQEEVALRDMDSDALLTLINYCYTGTLELHEDTVEVVLSTAHHLLLTEVVEVCCDFLTKQLHPANCLGIQLFADTQGCSELHRLASKYTAEHFQEVMQHQEFVQLPPEEAAHLLASEDLNVPSEELIFQALVVWLKYDLEERTKNMADLLSLVKLPLLSPQFLTDHIETNVLFKENRECQELILEALKYHLLPERRSALQSPRTKPRKSTVGDMYVVGGMDSNKGIAAGSTGIERYDLRTNSWTSVGTMTGRRLQFGVAVLDSKLHVVGGRDGLKTLNTVEAYDPATNTWTQLPPMSTHRHGLGVGVLEGPLYAVGGHDGWSYLNTVERWDPQARQWSYVAPMSTSRSTVGVAVLNNRLYAVGGRDGSSCLRTVECYDPHTNKWTPCAPMARRRGGVAVGVVNGFLYAVGGHDAPASNPCASRFDCVERYDPATDTWTQVACLSVGCDSAGVSLLGDRLFCVGGYDGQTYLNLVHAYDPQTNEWTQMAPLINGRAGACVVVVKKEH
- the LOC123518969 gene encoding kelch-like protein 5 isoform X1; protein product: MPRGAHSPRKTQSLYISGVGGGVGGGVRTASPDLVLSSAASASEIPPTSAPPTPRERHGHCGGMGAGVGRPHSLAGDSTTTHAAAYLYSCNPPYARYYANTPPPCVGVFSCKMKEGERSPSPVGATGRRASSTTDELFHSPRHAEVALRRMEAYYARGQLCDVTLVAGSRRIKAHRLVLSAASDYFAAMFTSPVLEATQEEVALRDMDSDALLTLINYCYTGTLELHEDTVEVVLSTAHHLLLTEVVEVCCDFLTKQLHPANCLGIQLFADTQGCSELHRLASKYTAEHFQEVMQHQEFVQLPPEEAAHLLASEDLNVPSEELIFQALVVWLKYDLEERTKNMADLLSLVKLPLLSPQFLTDHIETNVLFKENRECQELILEALKYHLLPERRSALQSPRTKPRKSTVGDMYVVGGMDSNKGGWRGSIAAGSTGIERYDLRTNSWTSVGTMTGRRLQFGVAVLDSKLHVVGGRDGLKTLNTVEAYDPATNTWTQLPPMSTHRHGLGVGVLEGPLYAVGGHDGWSYLNTVERWDPQARQWSYVAPMSTSRSTVGVAVLNNRLYAVGGRDGSSCLRTVECYDPHTNKWTPCAPMARRRGGVAVGVVNGFLYAVGGHDAPASNPCASRFDCVERYDPATDTWTQVACLSVGCDSAGVSLLGDRLFCVGGYDGQTYLNLVHAYDPQTNEWTQMAPLINGRAGACVVVVKKEH